The following proteins are encoded in a genomic region of Candidatus Edwardsbacteria bacterium:
- a CDS encoding TonB-dependent receptor plug domain-containing protein, translating to MKRYFSLVLLCSILYLPLWAGAQETIPVPDTLKTDSTEIVIVVPANDTLAADTIIARPVGGPVYGVTQNYKPSTPGTRVVYPREIAATPNANIISILSATNGVVNGNGSLYFRGSRSDEIAYFIDGFNVTEQYTGEIATPINLAAIEELSVTTGGWGVETGDAMGGVVNFKTKEYSDKFNIFGKWTTEPSRNGNKFETALGGALPFYKNISYLLSAETDNGDDIRPCFMPEKFYVPDPSKDYLWVDTLRYSYSTWDSISLGWTGGWEDSTDGAWQAEKAQRIADGWVRGWKESDAEYLPHSDYNKYRITGKASYKIQPLDAKLSLLGIATRDQEARYNASWKYNLDGYYSKLQKSHLLGATWTHSIANKINYTLKLSKHHSQTQSGIRDTIAEKTRSWWEDYTFLSDTDADGDSMYDAYEGQAYSSNDVDNPYGVDGIFYTTGLARVWEKSFSDYASGKLDVSSRINEYNRLSGGVEFKKYRVYKKYNSLPWEPLASYYSPVGVFVQSYDFKPETRAIYIQEHFIYDKIAINAGLRFNHVNLGDSFNYTNFFWLTDSTPLYEKRKSTASLGTNITYLLFPSTHVECGFNQYYQIPAWDDFYKKIHLSLYSVNTLADYQKTTLYETGITHQINTNTAVNANFYYKNINNILQSREMLDSTTGLNYIYYYYYGDYGTVKGFELNLDHKTDYFIGQFNYSYSKALSAIKDNDSNNIVMNYNQSGKFKLVTNFYSGDNFGPKVANFHPLANITLGLTNNLGTGFPYTHKDLKGNTIGNLNDSLLPSYWYTDLLISKKMNFNKVNLSLDLEILNLFDRKNVSGLYSVTGEVNYDGKFFDLSEFIALGNTPDSISYTVDGNGLPVMVPNPYYSKWRDLNSDGTIDPYENYNSYITAWNDYISDPFNPYRVPYSSAYLAPRRFKLALSVSF from the coding sequence ATGAAAAGGTACTTTTCGTTAGTCCTGCTTTGTTCGATACTTTATTTACCCCTTTGGGCCGGCGCCCAGGAAACCATTCCCGTTCCGGATACATTGAAAACCGATAGTACTGAGATTGTGATCGTTGTCCCGGCCAATGACACATTGGCGGCCGACACCATTATAGCAAGACCCGTAGGCGGCCCTGTTTATGGAGTAACCCAAAATTATAAGCCATCTACACCTGGCACTAGGGTTGTTTATCCCCGGGAAATAGCCGCCACCCCCAACGCCAACATAATTTCGATATTATCGGCCACCAATGGCGTGGTGAACGGAAACGGCTCTCTTTATTTTCGGGGAAGCCGTTCCGATGAGATAGCCTATTTTATAGACGGTTTTAATGTAACCGAACAATACACTGGAGAGATCGCTACCCCTATCAATTTGGCGGCTATTGAAGAATTATCCGTAACTACCGGCGGCTGGGGCGTTGAAACTGGCGACGCCATGGGCGGTGTGGTCAATTTCAAAACCAAGGAATATTCGGATAAATTCAACATTTTCGGCAAATGGACCACAGAGCCAAGCCGTAATGGTAATAAATTTGAAACGGCGCTGGGCGGAGCTCTGCCGTTCTATAAGAATATATCATACTTACTTTCGGCCGAGACCGATAACGGCGACGATATCCGGCCCTGTTTTATGCCGGAGAAATTTTACGTGCCCGATCCTTCCAAAGATTACTTATGGGTCGATACTCTACGTTATAGCTATTCTACTTGGGATTCAATCTCCTTGGGATGGACGGGTGGTTGGGAAGATTCCACAGATGGAGCCTGGCAGGCGGAAAAGGCCCAAAGAATAGCCGATGGTTGGGTTCGTGGCTGGAAGGAAAGTGATGCAGAATATCTGCCGCATAGCGATTATAATAAATACCGCATCACGGGAAAAGCAAGCTACAAGATACAGCCACTTGACGCAAAATTGAGCCTCTTAGGCATAGCCACCAGGGATCAAGAAGCACGTTACAATGCTTCTTGGAAATATAATCTGGACGGCTATTATTCAAAACTACAAAAATCCCACTTGCTGGGCGCGACATGGACACACAGCATCGCCAACAAGATCAACTATACTCTCAAGCTAAGCAAACATCACAGCCAGACCCAATCGGGAATACGCGATACCATAGCAGAGAAAACTAGAAGCTGGTGGGAGGATTATACATTCCTTTCCGATACCGATGCCGACGGCGACAGCATGTATGATGCATATGAAGGTCAGGCCTACAGCTCAAACGATGTTGATAACCCCTACGGCGTGGACGGCATATTTTACACTACCGGACTGGCCAGAGTTTGGGAAAAGTCTTTTTCTGATTATGCCTCGGGAAAACTTGACGTTTCTTCGCGGATTAATGAATATAATAGACTTTCCGGTGGTGTTGAGTTTAAGAAATACCGTGTTTATAAAAAATATAATTCCTTGCCTTGGGAACCATTAGCATCTTATTACAGCCCGGTTGGGGTATTTGTCCAAAGCTATGACTTTAAGCCGGAAACCCGTGCTATTTATATTCAAGAACATTTTATTTATGACAAGATAGCAATTAATGCTGGTCTGCGGTTTAATCATGTGAATTTAGGGGACTCTTTCAATTACACCAACTTTTTCTGGCTTACGGATTCAACACCGCTTTACGAAAAAAGAAAAAGTACGGCGAGCTTGGGCACTAATATTACTTATTTATTGTTTCCTTCAACCCACGTTGAATGCGGCTTTAACCAATACTATCAAATACCTGCCTGGGATGATTTTTATAAAAAAATTCACTTGAGCCTATATTCTGTTAACACCTTGGCTGATTATCAAAAAACTACCCTTTACGAAACTGGCATAACCCATCAAATAAATACAAACACAGCCGTAAACGCTAATTTCTATTATAAAAATATTAATAATATACTTCAGTCACGAGAAATGCTGGACTCGACCACGGGACTTAATTATATATATTATTATTATTACGGGGATTATGGAACTGTGAAGGGTTTCGAACTAAATTTAGATCATAAAACCGATTACTTTATAGGTCAATTCAATTACAGCTACAGCAAGGCCCTGTCAGCCATTAAAGATAACGACAGTAATAATATTGTTATGAATTACAATCAATCCGGCAAATTCAAACTTGTAACTAATTTTTATTCCGGAGATAACTTCGGCCCCAAAGTAGCTAATTTTCACCCCTTGGCAAATATCACGCTTGGGCTGACCAATAATTTAGGAACCGGTTTCCCCTATACCCATAAAGACCTAAAAGGAAACACTATTGGCAATTTGAACGACTCATTATTGCCTTCTTACTGGTATACCGATCTGCTGATATCCAAAAAAATGAATTTCAATAAAGTCAACTTATCTTTGGATCTGGAAATATTGAACTTATTTGATAGAAAGAATGTCAGCGGCCTTTATTCGGTCACAGGAGAAGTTAATTATGACGGTAAATTTTTCGATCTGAGTGAATTTATTGCCCTTGGAAATACACCCGACAGTATTTCTTATACTGTTGATGGTAACGGACTCCCGGTAATGGTTCCCAATCCCTATTACAGCAAATGGAGGGATTTGAACAGCGATGGAACTATTGATCCCTATGAAAATTATAATAGCTACATCACTGCCTGGAACGATTATATCTCTGACCCGTTCAACCCATACCGTGTGCCTTATTCAAGCGCTTACCTGGCACCGCGAAGATTTAAACTAGCCTTAAGCGTATCTTTTTAA
- a CDS encoding glutamine--tRNA ligase/YqeY domain fusion protein — translation MNHTENTKTPIEGAAATNFIREAVAEDLKSGRFKSVHTRFPPEPNAYLHIGHAKAIWIDYGIAQEFGGLFNLRFDDTNPAREEQEFVDAIIQDVKWLGADFGGRLFFASDYFEQMYQWAEELIKKGQAYVCDLAAEEVSKTRGTLTEPGRNSPNRDRSVDENLGLFRRMKAGEFPDGSKTLRAKIDMTHPNLNLRDPVMYRILHTPHHRQGDKWCLYPMYDWAHGLEDSIEGITHSLCSLEYEDHRPLYDWFLDQLGIYHPRQIEFARLNLSYTVMSKRKFIDMVKTKKVTGYDDPRLSTLAGMRRRGFSSLAIKNFCERIGVAKRDSLVDHALLEHYVREDLNKRAPRYMGILNPVKVVITNYPEGQSEELEAVNNPEDPTAGTRKVPFSRELYLERDDFMEEPHKKFYRLSPGREVRLRWAYFITCTEAIKDASGNITELRCTYDPATKGGDAPDGRKVKATLHWVSAKHAITAEARLYDRLFTKENPDDAPEGQDFTANLNPDSLKVISDCKCEPALAQVKPGQAIQLERLAYFCVDPDSREGKLVLNRTVPLKESWGKTVKE, via the coding sequence ATGAACCACACCGAAAACACCAAGACCCCCATCGAAGGCGCGGCCGCCACCAATTTCATCCGCGAGGCGGTGGCCGAGGACCTTAAGAGCGGCCGCTTCAAATCGGTCCACACCCGCTTTCCCCCGGAGCCCAACGCCTACCTGCACATCGGCCACGCCAAGGCCATCTGGATAGACTACGGCATTGCCCAGGAATTCGGCGGGCTGTTCAATCTGCGGTTCGACGATACCAACCCGGCCAGGGAGGAGCAGGAGTTCGTGGACGCCATCATCCAGGACGTCAAATGGCTGGGGGCCGATTTCGGCGGCCGGCTGTTCTTCGCCTCGGATTATTTCGAGCAGATGTACCAATGGGCCGAGGAGCTGATCAAAAAGGGCCAGGCCTATGTCTGCGATCTGGCGGCCGAGGAGGTCAGCAAGACCAGGGGAACCCTGACCGAGCCGGGCAGGAACAGCCCCAATCGCGACCGTTCGGTGGATGAGAACCTGGGCCTGTTCCGTCGGATGAAGGCCGGGGAATTCCCCGACGGTTCCAAGACCTTAAGGGCCAAGATAGACATGACCCATCCAAATCTGAACCTGCGCGACCCGGTGATGTACCGCATTCTGCACACTCCCCACCACCGCCAGGGCGACAAGTGGTGCCTCTATCCCATGTACGACTGGGCCCACGGCCTGGAGGATTCCATCGAGGGCATCACCCATTCGCTATGTTCGCTGGAGTATGAGGACCACCGCCCGCTGTACGACTGGTTTTTGGACCAGCTGGGCATCTATCACCCCCGCCAGATCGAATTCGCCCGCTTGAACCTGTCCTACACCGTGATGAGCAAAAGAAAATTCATCGACATGGTCAAGACTAAAAAGGTGACAGGCTACGACGATCCCCGGCTCTCCACTCTGGCCGGAATGCGCCGCCGGGGTTTCTCCTCGCTGGCCATCAAGAATTTCTGCGAGCGGATAGGCGTGGCCAAGCGCGACAGCCTGGTGGATCATGCCCTGCTGGAGCATTACGTTCGGGAAGACCTTAATAAAAGAGCGCCACGTTATATGGGGATACTCAATCCGGTCAAGGTGGTCATCACCAATTACCCGGAAGGCCAAAGCGAGGAGCTGGAGGCGGTCAACAACCCCGAGGACCCCACCGCCGGCACCCGAAAGGTCCCCTTCTCCCGGGAACTGTACCTGGAGCGGGACGACTTCATGGAGGAGCCGCACAAGAAATTCTACCGTTTGTCGCCGGGCCGCGAGGTGCGCCTGCGCTGGGCCTATTTCATCACCTGCACCGAGGCCATCAAGGATGCTTCAGGCAACATCACCGAACTGCGCTGCACCTACGACCCGGCCACCAAGGGCGGCGACGCCCCGGACGGCCGCAAGGTCAAGGCCACATTGCACTGGGTGTCGGCCAAGCATGCCATCACGGCCGAGGCCCGGCTGTATGACCGGTTGTTCACCAAGGAGAATCCCGACGATGCCCCCGAAGGGCAGGATTTTACCGCCAACCTAAATCCCGATTCGCTTAAAGTGATATCCGATTGCAAATGCGAACCGGCCCTGGCCCAGGTCAAGCCCGGCCAGGCCATCCAGCTGGAACGGCTGGCCTATTTCTGCGTGGACCCGGATTCCAGGGAAGGCAAGCTGGTGCTGAACCGGACGGTGCCGCTGAAGGAGTCCTGGGGCAAGACAGTAAAGGAGTAA
- a CDS encoding phosphatase PAP2 family protein, producing MNLFYIYAKITDMKDIKLKKVEWLYLWFILGLSLLTVVFLRKLDGWPQIFYIYGLTLAAYALVIFLNTRWPNKITKSLRHLAPYAGILPVFQSLGFITHYIRPDLDSYLIRIDYVLFGVHPTVWLERFTVPWMVDVLALAYSSYYFLPVVLAVFLHFDQKHHELEHLFLALTLGFFISYVGYLLVPAVGPRFTLTGQQAGPVKGLFWGNQILDFLTANEFNKRDCFPSGHTGITLIVLYYAHVHHKKLFAFLLPVGILLILATVFLRLHYVIDVIAGFGLAALAIFITELWNPHFIPSRDKNKEAAQN from the coding sequence TTGAACTTATTTTACATCTATGCTAAAATTACCGACATGAAAGACATCAAGCTGAAAAAAGTAGAGTGGCTGTACCTGTGGTTCATCCTAGGGCTTTCCCTGCTGACGGTGGTCTTCCTGCGCAAACTGGACGGCTGGCCCCAGATCTTCTATATCTACGGGCTGACCCTGGCGGCCTACGCCTTGGTGATATTTCTCAACACCCGCTGGCCCAATAAAATCACCAAGAGCCTGCGCCACCTGGCGCCCTACGCCGGGATCCTGCCGGTCTTCCAGAGCCTGGGCTTCATCACCCATTATATCCGGCCCGATCTGGACAGCTACCTGATCAGGATAGACTATGTCCTGTTCGGGGTCCATCCCACCGTCTGGCTGGAGCGTTTCACCGTCCCCTGGATGGTGGACGTGCTGGCCCTGGCCTATTCCAGCTACTATTTTCTGCCGGTGGTCCTGGCGGTCTTTTTGCACTTCGACCAGAAACATCACGAGCTGGAGCATCTCTTTTTGGCTTTGACCCTGGGTTTCTTCATCTCCTACGTGGGATATCTGCTGGTGCCGGCCGTCGGGCCGCGCTTCACCCTGACCGGCCAGCAGGCCGGCCCGGTCAAGGGCCTGTTCTGGGGCAACCAGATCCTGGATTTTTTGACCGCCAACGAGTTCAACAAAAGGGATTGTTTCCCCTCCGGGCACACCGGCATAACATTGATCGTGTTGTATTACGCCCATGTCCATCATAAAAAACTGTTCGCCTTCCTGCTGCCGGTGGGGATTCTGCTGATACTGGCCACGGTATTCTTAAGACTGCACTATGTGATAGACGTCATCGCCGGGTTCGGCCTGGCCGCGCTGGCCATTTTCATCACCGAATTGTGGAATCCGCATTTCATCCCGTCAAGGGATAAAAACAAAGAGGCCGCCCAAAATTAG
- a CDS encoding N-acetyltransferase — MPDNIIIKQAVGQADVDDFIKLPWTIYGHDPNWVPPLIAEQRKMLDAGRNAFFEHARAAYFLAQKDGKNIGRISAHIDDNSNRFHNEKCGFFGFFECLDDQNAAAALVAAAGRWIKDQGMDTIRGPFNFTTNDTAGLLIDAFDSPPVIEMTYNPSYYPKLIEGCGLEKAMDMYAYFFDVEKMDGRRVRMLAQRVERHGITFRSIDKKKFAQEVKIFKEVYNQAWSHNWGFVPLTEHEIDHYAENFKDIVDADFVIFAFDGQKPVGSLWALPDYNYVIKKLNGRMGPLEMIKFLWHKREITHARVMTAGVVGDYQHRGIEAGLISRVFENGLKKGYRTGELSWVLENNTMMNRLAEAVGARIYKTYRVYEKKIV, encoded by the coding sequence GGCGGATGTCGACGATTTCATAAAACTGCCCTGGACGATCTATGGCCACGATCCCAATTGGGTGCCGCCCCTGATCGCCGAACAGCGCAAGATGCTGGACGCCGGGAGAAATGCCTTCTTCGAACATGCCCGGGCCGCCTATTTTCTGGCCCAAAAGGACGGCAAGAACATCGGGCGCATCTCCGCGCACATTGACGACAACAGCAACCGGTTTCATAACGAAAAATGCGGCTTTTTCGGCTTCTTTGAATGCTTGGATGACCAGAATGCCGCCGCGGCTCTTGTTGCCGCCGCCGGGAGATGGATTAAAGATCAGGGCATGGATACCATCCGGGGCCCGTTCAACTTCACCACCAACGATACCGCCGGCCTGCTGATAGACGCCTTCGATTCTCCGCCGGTGATAGAGATGACCTACAACCCGTCATATTATCCCAAATTGATCGAGGGCTGCGGGCTGGAAAAGGCCATGGATATGTATGCCTACTTCTTCGACGTGGAGAAGATGGACGGCCGGCGGGTGAGGATGCTGGCCCAGAGGGTGGAGCGCCACGGCATCACCTTCCGGAGCATCGATAAAAAAAAATTCGCCCAGGAGGTGAAGATATTCAAGGAGGTTTACAACCAGGCCTGGAGCCATAACTGGGGCTTTGTGCCCCTGACCGAACACGAGATAGACCATTATGCCGAAAATTTCAAGGACATAGTGGATGCCGATTTCGTGATCTTCGCCTTCGACGGGCAAAAGCCGGTGGGCTCGCTGTGGGCCCTGCCGGATTACAATTACGTCATTAAAAAACTGAACGGCAGGATGGGCCCGCTGGAGATGATCAAGTTCCTGTGGCACAAAAGAGAGATCACCCATGCCAGGGTGATGACCGCCGGGGTGGTCGGTGACTACCAGCATCGGGGCATCGAGGCCGGGCTGATCAGCCGGGTGTTCGAGAACGGTCTTAAAAAGGGCTACCGGACAGGGGAGCTGTCCTGGGTGCTGGAGAACAATACTATGATGAACCGGCTGGCCGAGGCGGTGGGGGCCAGGATCTACAAGACCTACCGGGTGTATGAGAAAAAGATCGTTTGA